CAACTTTGATCTGCATAAAATGACCGCAAGACATTGTTCCACTTTGTTAACCATTTCTTTTTACACCAGTTTTGAGGTTATAATTACTACAACGAAAGCAACTTGAAGAACTTGAAGACTGGGCATACCAAGGACAGACAAGAGAGCAGGTTGCTGTGTTGAAATGACTGACTATGAggtgtcatgatttggaaatgcctgcgttcgactggggtgtacaaagttaaaaatcacacaataccaggttatagtcaacaggtttaattggtagcacactagcttttggagcgtcgctccttcatcaggtggtagtggagggctcaatcctaacacacagtgtatagcaaaaatttacaatgtgttaggattgagccctccactaccacttgatgaaggagcgatgcttcgaaagctggtgtgcttccaattaagcgtgttggactataacctggtgttgtgatttttgactatgggaaggtcagggtcatgcttgcACACAGACCGGAAGAGTTCTGCAAAACGATCACCCAGTCTGTCTTTGGTTTCTCCAAAGTAGAGTGGGCTACATTGGGTGCAGCAAGTACAATACACAACaatactctacattggagaaaccaaacgcagactgggtgaccacttagCAGAACGCCTCCTGTCTGTGTGCAAACATGACACGACCTTCCCgtaaccggtcattttaacacagcatcctgcttgCATGCCCCCTTGTCTGTTCTTGATATGCAGCAGTGTTCCAATGAATtccagcacaaactggaagaacaacatctcatcttcaaactGGGCACTtttcagccttctggacttaatttGAAGATGTTGAACTCAATACTCCAATTTCTTCCCTTCCGTTTTAGCTTTCCTTATGTTCTCCCATTCCATCCCTTTCCCTTAGCTTTACTTGTTTCATTCTATGTTAGCATGTCCTCTCTTTCCTTCCCCCATCCCAGTCAGACTCTCTGCCCTTTCAGAGCTGGGAGGTAGATACACCATTGTGCAGGCATTCTCAATCTGAActgtcaacatcttttctccccaGCACGCCACACCTTGACCCCCCAACTACAGCACAAATGCTGTCCCCTGCACATtccacttcagctctgatgaacagTAATCTAGACTTGAaccgttagcttgctctctctccatggatgctgtctgacccactgtgatctccagcatttgttatttttggtacagcatccagcatctgcaataatttgcatCTACTTTAGATGGGACAATGTTGCAATTCGCATTTCCTCACTGGTGGATAAACCTGTAAGCCTTGCACTTGGAATTCCATGTATAGTGTTATGTGTTATTGCATAATTTGCACCCTCACCTTCCTTGTCACAGGAAGACATGTTTTTGCTACTAGAAGTAGGATATTTAACCCAATGGTTGTGAATATCCCCTCAAtacatgatatggaggtgcctggtgttgaactggggtggacaaaggtaaaaatcacacaacaccaggttatagtccagcaggttcatttagaagtactagctttcagagtgctgatccttcatcagccatctcatggggcaggatcataagacacaaaagtTACAGCTAAAgatcacaaagccatgcaatttaaagtatatattgaacaaacctagattgctgttaagtctttcatcttttagaatgggttgtaggCTTCAGTTCAATAAtaggtaaatcccagaacttcttttaagtcacattctcgagatatcttaaggttttatttttaaaacgtgGCATTTGAGCTCAGACaatttacttccaaataaacctgttggactataacctgctttgtgatttttaactcagtacatgatttggaggtgtcggtgtttgactggggtgtacaaagttgagaatcacgcaacaccagattatagtccatcaggtttatttggaagcactagctttcgtcaGGTGTAGGACACAGAGTTTAGAgcaaaaagtttacagtgtgatgcaactgaaattatccatcgaaaaagacctggattgtttgtttaaGTCCCTCGCCCTTTAGAATGGCAGTGTTGATCACTCTCCATGACGCGGAGGTGCCTGGCGTTGGATTGGGGTGCACCCAAGGTAGAAATGACACAACCTCAGGTGATGGGGTCCGACAGCTTCTGTGTCCAGGACCCACTTTGCCCTCCATCGAGGACAGTGGCAGTGGCGCAGGACCGCCCCTTGGGGGCACTGTGCGGAGCATGCGCAGAGTCAGCGATGGGGGCGTGGCACCGCTGCGGCCGGGTGAGGGCGCGGCAgtgtaggtggggggggggggggaagcgacGGAGTCGGCGCGGGGGAAGTTTCTAAACGCACAGAGAAGGCTTCATTCCAGACCAGGGACTTTTATTTTGCAGTCCGCGGTCATTGGTTTTTTTTCCTCCTTTGCTGTCCCCCCGCCAACCCCGAGACCAGGCATCTTGTAGGCGCCTGGGAGCATGCGCAGACTTTCCCATTGACGCCACAAAAGAAGTGGGTGGGGCTCCGGTGGCCCGGGAAGGGGGCGGGGCCACACGGGGAGCAGGGTTTTCTCAGCAGATTCAGGCAGCGccctgaggccatgcagcccattcATTGAGTGGGAGGGCAGAGGCTGCATAACCCCTGGGCAGTCACCTGAAGACACTACCACTCGACGTCTGGTCACACCTCTGTCCCCATGGCTGATCTTCACTTGTCCAGTGTGGAAGTGGGGGTGAGtaactgggagggagggagagagaggatccTCGTTTGGACTTGCAgagatttgagctgaaaatgtgttgctggaaaagggcttatgcccgaaatgtcaaatctcctgctccttggatgctgcctgacctgctgcgcttttccagcaacccattttcagctctgatctccagcatctgcagacctcactttctacctGCAGAGATTTCCCAGCACGTCCACCTACTTCACTTATTGCCTCTGTTGTTCTCtatctggtctcctctacatcagggaagACAGGTCGCCAACTCGTGGAACGGTTTGGGGGACATCTCCGGGACACgcaccccactgccctgtggccgaccatttCAAACCCCacttcccccaaggacatgcaagtcctgggccgcctccaccgccaaatcaaaTCCACACGCCAACTGGAggtagaacacctcatcttctgccttggggcctttcaaccacagggcatcaacatcgacttcactagtttcccgatctcccctcccctcctcacttCATCCCATATCCAGCCCTCCCACTCagcactgtcctacctgtccagcttccatcccacctatctgctccaatcTCTCCACCGACCTATCGCATTTACCCTCCTGCCTGAAACACCTATCGCTGTCCACCTGCCTTCCCCCTAAGCCCAGCCCCACTACCCTATTTACCTTTCATTCCCTTTTCCCccaccatattcctgatgaaggtctcatgCCCGAGACATCGACTCgtctgctccccggatgctgcctgacctgctgtgattttccagcaccacccctttcaactctgactctccagcatctgtagtcctcgctTTTTTCCTATTGGCTGAAGTTATGGAATAGCATCAGTCTATCAAGCCTGCTTCCCCATGGTACAGCGTGATCTGCCTTCTCTGCAGTAACAGGTTGCCAACATCTCTTTCATGATCTTGTCTGTTCCCAGATAATCCCGTTGAGGGTGTCCTGTGGTCTCCACTAATACACTTGACACCTTCCACAACCACTGGGCATCTCAGGGGGCACAGTATCTCAGAGGAACTGGGAATAACTTTTTTCCAGTTTAGTAAGGAATGCTTCCTTTCTTTTGGTCCGCTGCTTACTTTGACTTCTTTTAGTTTGACTGGAGCATATGTTTGGGTGAACAAGAGCAAAAAGGTTACTCCAATAAAACTAGAAAAATCCGATCTGGATTCCTTTCCTGGACTGATTATAATACTGATGCTGTCAACTCCTTTTACAGGAGATTGGGAGGTGATTTGCAAATGGAAAACTTGAAGCGAATATCATATCAAGAACGGAACTCAATTCAGCAGGACCTAAATATTTCGAATGTGGAAGGAATAATATTGGCCGGCAtatgagagagacagcagagtgaGTGTTCCAGTGAGCTGATTATGGAAAGAGCTTTAACCAATTACACAGACTCTTAAAAACGCTCATACAACGGGAAGAGACCATACACCTGCTCTGTGTGCAGACAAAGCTTCAACTGATCATCAAACCTGGAGACACATAAGGACATTAGCACCAcggagaaaccatggaaatgtgggTTCTGCGACAAGAGGTTCAAATTCCCGTCCAAGCTTGAGATTCATCgacgcagtcacactggggaaaggccattcccttgctctgtgtgtgggaaggaATTTATGAACGAATCTCACCTTATTGCCCACCAAGTAGTTCACACTGAAACGCGACCTTTCAAATGTTCCGATTGTCAGAAGAGCTTCAAAAATGCAGGGGGTCTGTTGGCTCACCAGCGATTCCACACtgaggagaggcccttcagctgcagttactgtgggaagggattcacccGGTCATCCAGGCTTACCgagcaccagcgggttcacactggggagagaccgttcACCTGCTCCAAGTGTGGGAAGGGGTTCACTTGTTTGACCAGCCTCAATTCGCACCAGTTTGTTCACACTGATCAGAAACCATTTCGGTGTTCTTGCTGTGAGAAATGCTTTAAAAGTACAGGTGACCTGCTCCAACatcagcgggttcacactggggagcggccgttcacctgctcggAATGTGGGAAAGGGTTCGCCCACTCCTCCCACCTACTGAGGCACCAGCCGGTTCACAGcggagagaggccgttcgcctGCTCTGTGTGCGGAAAGGGATTCGCTCAGtcgtccaccctgctgaggcaccagttaGTTCACACTGACGAGAGACCTTTTCAATGTCCAGCCTGCGGGAAGTGCTATAAAAGTTCTCGGGAACTGGTGTCCCATCAACGTGTTCACTCTGATGAGAGACCTTTCCGGTGCTCCCAGTGTGAAACTTCCTTCAGGAGATCTTCTCAACTCACTGCACACCAGcggattcacactggggagaggccattcatgtGTTCTGACTGTGGAAAGGGATTTGCTCAGTCATCCAACCTGCAgaaacaccagcgagttcacaagtaACTGCAGTGATTATCTTTTGCTGTTAATCCCTACCACAAACATTGGTATTTGTCAATTATCCATGAGTTTGCTGTCTTCATTAACTTTAGTTATTGTCGCTTTATGACTAAGGGGGTGGTTTGAAGTCTTCTTTGCCTGTTTGTTACAGAATAGGGAGGCATTTGCAATGAGAACCCAAGATTGATATCTTTGAGCTCATGTCTCAGTTCCTAGTCATTTTGTGAAGTTCCCATTAAATCAGACACTTGCTTATCATTGACCATTTACTTTCCTTTAGTTGTTCATTAtctcgtttttttttaaacttttgtttTCTGCTGTGTTTAACTCTTGGAAACAGTTTGTTACCTttaatattttaaaggcaaaatTAATAAAGAAGAACACAATTTACTCAGAAAATACTAATTTCGAGAAGTTACCTTGGGTATAGTAAAGTCTAAAGGATTATATAATTGCAAAATTAAACACATTGCTGCAAAATTACATTTACTTAAACCAACTAAAACCTACCAGCACAAGGATATTCTTGTAGTTATAATTTCTTTATCAAGGCAAACAAGCCAGGAGTATACTCTCTCTGTCTTATTCAACCTCTGAAGTCTGGGTATGGCTAGTCGTAAGTTAAACAGAGGCTCCTCACCCTTAACAGTGATAATTCTAAAACATTAGGTTATCATTTTCACTTTGATCCCAATTCCAGGGTGTATTTCAGTATCAAATGAAGCTAAACAAGGTCTCGCTATTACAGGATGAATATCCGTATTGCCTATACTTAAGCAGAATAACGTAATTTAATTGTGTGATAGAATATTGCTTGGAAACAAGACTGGGGCTTGATATAAAGTTTTGAATACTGTATTGTGAAgaatttcttttgttttcttggaGCCAAGGGAGGACAGGAAaagtttctgtctgtaacagccGCTCCTttctttgaggtattttaggtgttggaggtgatttcctcaaattccaggagcggcaattactgttttatatgctgctacgttgctttggaactttggggggagaaatgtcaaaacaacagcagttttaaaaaggaaaagaacagacaaaggaagcacatggtgagatcagtgcaggagagagagaaagaaactgacactacagtgtatctgcacagttactgcctttgctgtttgaattcacttatcgctggacattggagtgtgtctgggaaaattaacaaacaatgacATTCACAAccgatcttggaggaactgtttgggcgaagctcacagcacagaaggaaacggcacggtggtacagtggttagcactgctgcctcacagcgccagagacccgggttcaattcccacctcagacgactgactgtgtggagtgtgcacattctccccagtgtctgcgtgggtttcctccgggtgctcaggtttcctcccacagtccaaaaatgtacaggttaggtgaattggccatgtaaattgcccgtagtgttaggtgaaggggtaaaggtaggggtatgggtgggttgcgcttcagcgggtcggtgtggacttgttgggtcgaagggcctgtttccacactgtaggtaatctaatctaataagtgaattgttttaattgtgtgggttctttcttgattatatgttttttgagatatgtctcttgattaaatttaaaataaaagccataactattaatttaacctggggcagtgttttatAGAAGAATacgatggtgttattttctgggtctgtagattgtgaaggagcaaaaatggcctttagtagagtgatatgtgcttcttgtcagatgtgggagtttaaaagagtttaagggttactgcagattatatctgcaataaatgctgtggttgtgaatcctatcagattgaatggattggttggagagacagttagaggcgatgaggaatttgcaacagcaacagtatgtgatggttggcagttataggaagggggaaaagtctcagatacagttacaTAGATGGGTCAACTCCAGGataggtaagagaggtaggcagctagtgcaggaagtcttctgtggctatccccatttcaaacaagtatgctgttttggaaaatataaggGGTGATCAATTCACAgtggaacgtagcacaaacagccaagtttctggtattgagactggctgtaatgcaacaaGAGGttcgtcaggttccaagagatcaattgtgttcggggactctctagtccgaggtacagacagatgttcctgtggccagcagcaaaaaaatcagaatggtgtgttgcttccctggttccaggatcaaggatgtctcagagagggtgcagaattttctcaagggggagaggggccagcaaaaggtcattgtccacattggaaccaacgacataggaagggaaaaggttgagattctctcgggagattacagagagttaggcaggaatttaaaaaggaggtcctcgagagtagtaatatctggattacacccggtgctacaagctagtgagggcaggaataggaggatagagcagatgaatgcatggcaaaGGAGcttgtgtatgggagaaggattcacaattttggatcattggaatctcatctggggtagaagtgacctgtacaagaaggacagattgcacataaattggaaggggactaatagactggcagggagatttgctggagctgctcgggaggatttaaactagtgatctgaggggtgggacccagagagacagtgaggaaagagatcaatctgagactggtacagttgagaacagaagcgagtcagggtaggcagggacaaggtaggactgataaattaaaccgcatttatttcaatgcaaggggccaaacagggaaggcagatgaactcagggcatggttaggaacatgagactgtgataacatagcaattacagaaacatggctcagggatgggcaggactggcagcttaatgttccaggatacaaatgctacaggaaggacagaaagggaggcaagagaggagggggagtggtgtttttgataagggatagcattacagctgtactgagggaggttaTTCCTGGaactacatccagggaagttatttgggtggaactgagaagtaagaaagggatgatcaccttattgggattgtattatagaccccccccccccccaatagtcagagggcaattgagaaacaaatttgtaaggagctttcagctatctgtaagaataaaagagtgattatggtaggggactttaactttcagaACATAGAccaggactgccatagtgttaagggtttagatggagaggactttgttgagtgtgtacaagaacattttctgattcagtatgtggatgtatctactagagaaggtgcaaaacttgacctactcttgggaaataaggcagggcaggtgactgaggtgtcagtgggggagcagtttggggccagcgaccataattctattagttttaaaatagtgatggaaaaggatagaccagatctaaaagttgaagttctaaattggagaaaggccaattttgatggtattaggcaagaactttcaaaagctgattggaggcagatgttcgcaggtaaagggacggctagaaaatgggaagccttcagaaatgagataacgataatccagagaaagtatattcctgtcagggtgaaaggaaaggctggtaggtatagggaatactggatgatgaaagaaatttaagggtttggttaagaaaaagaaggaagcatatgtcagatacagacaggatagatcgagggaattcttagaagagtataaagacagtaggagtatacctaagagggaaatcaggagggcaaataggggatatgagatagcgtcggcaaatagaattaaggagaatccaaagggtttttacaaatacattaaggacaaaagggtaactagggagagaatagggctcctcaaagatcagcaaggcagcctttgagtggagtcgcagaaaatggggaagatactaaatgagcattttgcatcagtatttactgtggaaaaggatatggaagatatagactgtagggaaatagatggtgacatcttgaaaaatgtccatattacagaggaggaagtgctcgttgtcttgaaacggttaaaggtggataaatccccaggacctgatcaggtgtacccgagaactctgtgggaagctagagaagtgattgctgggcctcttgctgagatatttgtatcatcaatagtcacaggtaatgtgctggaagactggaggttggctaacgtgatgccactgtttaagaagggtggtaaggacaactagggaactatagaccagtgagcctgacctcgatggtcggcaggttgttggagggaatcctgag
This genomic window from Hemiscyllium ocellatum isolate sHemOce1 chromosome 27, sHemOce1.pat.X.cur, whole genome shotgun sequence contains:
- the LOC132828697 gene encoding gastrula zinc finger protein XlCGF71.1-like codes for the protein MNESHLIAHQVVHTETRPFKCSDCQKSFKNAGGLLAHQRFHTEERPFSCSYCGKGFTRSSRLTEHQRVHTGERPFTCSKCGKGFTCLTSLNSHQFVHTDQKPFRCSCCEKCFKSTGDLLQHQRVHTGERPFTCSECGKGFAHSSHLLRHQPVHSGERPFACSVCGKGFAQSSTLLRHQLVHTDERPFQCPACGKCYKSSRELVSHQRVHSDERPFRCSQCETSFRRSSQLTAHQRIHTGERPFMCSDCGKGFAQSSNLQKHQRVHK